From a region of the Agrobacterium tumefaciens genome:
- a CDS encoding K+/H+ antiporter subunit F has protein sequence MPGSMIVYWSASLAQVMLALAMLIAALRLLRGPRAQDRILAADTLYNIAMLQALVLAIKTGNPLYLPFILIFAVIGFISTVVLSKFLMRGEVIE, from the coding sequence ATGCCGGGTTCGATGATCGTCTACTGGTCGGCCAGTCTCGCTCAGGTCATGCTGGCGCTTGCCATGCTGATCGCCGCCCTCCGGCTGCTGCGTGGCCCACGGGCGCAGGACCGGATTCTCGCGGCCGATACGCTTTACAATATCGCCATGCTGCAGGCGCTGGTTCTGGCCATCAAGACCGGCAATCCGCTCTACCTGCCATTCATCCTCATCTTCGCCGTGATCGGCTTCATTTCGACGGTGGTGCTGTCGAAGTTTCTGATGCGGGGCGAGGTGATCGAATGA
- a CDS encoding cytochrome P460 family protein, which produces MNKVFRMAGAAAFVTGAVVLVGMQVQAEPTRATMPDISKLVHYTTVTRGEVTEHIMTTREAIEAVKRGEPIPNGTHVALVDYRGGEVFRYFIMEKGEGWGQDYDENRRTADWQFQWFKPDGSINMEENTARCQRCHTSRADRDFLYTFNDMRRFEFE; this is translated from the coding sequence ATGAATAAGGTTTTCAGGATGGCGGGTGCTGCCGCTTTCGTCACCGGCGCCGTCGTTCTCGTCGGCATGCAGGTTCAGGCAGAGCCGACGCGGGCGACCATGCCGGATATCAGCAAGCTCGTCCATTACACCACGGTGACGCGGGGTGAGGTGACGGAGCATATCATGACGACGCGGGAAGCGATCGAGGCGGTCAAGCGGGGCGAGCCGATCCCCAACGGTACGCATGTGGCGCTGGTCGATTATCGCGGTGGCGAGGTCTTCCGTTATTTCATCATGGAAAAAGGCGAGGGCTGGGGGCAGGACTATGATGAAAACCGCCGCACCGCCGACTGGCAGTTTCAGTGGTTCAAGCCCGATGGCTCGATCAACATGGAAGAGAACACGGCGCGCTGTCAGCGCTGCCACACATCGCGGGCAGACCGGGACTTCCTCTATACCTTCAATGACATGCGCCGGTTCGAATTCGAATGA
- a CDS encoding helix-turn-helix transcriptional regulator, with translation MEERQALASFGALSQESRLQIVRMLVVAGPDGMSAGSIAERLEASPSNVSFHLKELDRAGLIGQQREARSIIYTANYDALSGLVRFLLEDCCAGHPDICKPMSCKSEMNADGKPIV, from the coding sequence ATGGAAGAACGTCAAGCCCTCGCATCCTTCGGCGCGCTGTCACAGGAAAGCCGGCTACAGATCGTGCGGATGCTGGTGGTGGCGGGTCCGGACGGCATGTCGGCGGGGTCGATTGCCGAACGGCTGGAAGCCTCGCCCTCCAACGTCTCGTTCCATTTGAAGGAGCTGGACCGTGCCGGTCTGATCGGCCAGCAACGCGAGGCGCGCTCGATCATCTACACCGCCAATTACGATGCGCTGAGCGGTCTGGTGCGCTTCCTGCTGGAAGACTGCTGCGCCGGACACCCGGACATCTGCAAGCCCATGTCCTGCAAATCAGAAATGAACGCGGACGGAAAACCAATTGTCTGA
- a CDS encoding alpha/beta fold hydrolase, with amino-acid sequence MRQNFKSLASVLVLSGGLMASPSAWAEAAKPGPIVIQQQGSFAVGGTVAKTPGTYNNNAPSAEGQSLHGDHAYVFYQVPENPRPLPIVMLHGAFQSARSWETTPDGREGFQNIFLRRGYSTYLVDQPRRGRAGNSTVATTIEPTPYDQLFFDQFRIGKWPDYFGNVQFSRDPAALDQFFRSVTPNTGPFDAKVISDAMSALFDRTGPAILFTHSQAGGPGWLTAIRNPNVKAIVALEPGSGFIFPEGEVPADMPSAAGTLKGEAVPAADFEKLTRLPIVIYYGDNFPTEPTAERGQDNWRVRLAMAKLWVDAVNRHGGDATLVHLPEKGTKGGTHFLMSDLNNVEIADQISQFLTDKALD; translated from the coding sequence ATGAGACAGAATTTCAAATCGCTGGCGTCGGTACTGGTGCTCTCCGGTGGCCTGATGGCATCGCCATCGGCATGGGCGGAGGCGGCCAAACCCGGCCCCATCGTCATTCAGCAGCAGGGCAGTTTTGCCGTGGGCGGCACGGTGGCAAAGACGCCGGGCACCTACAACAACAATGCGCCTAGTGCCGAGGGACAGTCGCTCCACGGCGACCACGCCTATGTTTTCTATCAGGTACCGGAGAACCCGAGGCCGCTGCCCATCGTCATGCTGCATGGTGCCTTTCAGTCGGCGCGCAGCTGGGAAACCACGCCGGATGGACGTGAGGGTTTTCAGAACATCTTCCTGCGTCGCGGTTATTCCACCTATCTCGTCGATCAGCCGCGCCGGGGCCGGGCGGGCAACAGCACGGTGGCGACGACCATCGAGCCGACGCCTTACGACCAGTTGTTTTTCGACCAGTTCCGCATTGGCAAATGGCCCGATTATTTCGGGAACGTGCAGTTCTCGCGTGACCCGGCCGCACTCGACCAGTTTTTCCGCTCGGTCACACCCAATACCGGTCCTTTTGATGCGAAGGTGATTTCGGATGCCATGTCGGCTCTGTTCGACCGGACCGGTCCCGCCATTCTGTTCACCCATTCGCAGGCCGGTGGCCCCGGCTGGCTGACGGCGATCAGGAACCCGAACGTCAAGGCCATCGTGGCGCTGGAGCCGGGCAGCGGTTTCATCTTTCCAGAAGGTGAGGTGCCTGCCGACATGCCGAGTGCGGCTGGCACGCTGAAGGGCGAGGCGGTCCCTGCTGCCGATTTCGAAAAGCTGACCCGTCTGCCGATCGTCATCTATTACGGCGACAATTTCCCGACCGAACCGACCGCAGAGCGCGGCCAGGACAACTGGCGTGTGCGGCTGGCGATGGCGAAGCTCTGGGTCGATGCCGTCAACAGACACGGTGGCGACGCCACGCTGGTGCACCTGCCGGAAAAGGGCACCAAGGGCGGCACGCATTTTCTGATGTCGGACCTGAACAACGTCGAGATCGCCGACCAGATCTCGCAATTCCTCACCGACAAGGCGCTCGATTGA
- a CDS encoding carboxymuconolactone decarboxylase family protein codes for MTQAQTTTPSPQQSRAQQLMGETAPKLAELTDGVLYADIWERPELSKRDRSLVTITALIALNRPDQLRSHIRLGRQNGLTEEEIVETITHMAFYSGWPSGVSAVAIAKDVFAED; via the coding sequence ATGACCCAAGCCCAGACCACGACACCTTCGCCACAGCAGAGCCGTGCCCAGCAACTGATGGGCGAGACCGCGCCAAAGCTCGCCGAACTGACCGATGGTGTCCTCTACGCCGATATCTGGGAACGCCCCGAACTCTCCAAACGCGACCGCAGCCTTGTGACGATCACGGCGCTGATTGCGCTCAATCGTCCCGATCAGTTGCGCTCACATATCCGTCTTGGCCGACAGAATGGTCTGACGGAGGAGGAGATCGTCGAGACCATCACGCATATGGCCTTCTATTCCGGCTGGCCGAGTGGTGTCTCGGCTGTCGCGATCGCCAAAGACGTGTTTGCGGAGGACTGA
- the arsK gene encoding arsenite efflux MFS transporter ArsK translates to MSDRVPVAAVLLLGVTQNIGYGTLYYSFSILAPDMAGHFGLSQQWVFAALSVALMVGGLTAPWLGTLFDRLGAAKVMTAGSAVAAAALVACAYAPEKASYAAALIVMEVAANLVQYGAAFALLVQLQPQVAARSITYLTLIAGFASTIFWPITTALHAHLSWQQVYLVFAALNLLICLPFHAWLAATVVKSRNAPAREVQLVEGVLPGEHRKLGFVLMVAGFSLTSLVSAAVLVHMVPLLSGLGLGATAAMIATLFGPSQVASRLINMVFGKGIDAAHLAIIAAALMPAGVMTLAVSAPSIAGAMVFAVVFGMGNGLLSIVIGALPLHLFGSQGYGRLQGKMMAARLIVSALAPFALALAMSAIGIGASLAVTATLGASAIALFVGLARLAR, encoded by the coding sequence TTGTCTGATCGTGTGCCTGTTGCCGCCGTCCTGCTGCTGGGCGTTACCCAGAACATCGGTTACGGCACGCTCTATTACAGTTTCAGCATTCTCGCGCCCGATATGGCCGGGCATTTCGGGCTTTCGCAGCAATGGGTGTTTGCCGCGCTGTCCGTGGCGCTCATGGTTGGTGGGTTGACGGCGCCGTGGCTTGGCACGCTGTTTGACCGGCTGGGCGCGGCAAAGGTCATGACGGCAGGCTCGGCGGTGGCGGCGGCAGCACTGGTTGCCTGTGCCTACGCACCGGAAAAGGCATCCTACGCCGCCGCGCTGATCGTGATGGAGGTGGCGGCCAACCTCGTTCAGTATGGCGCGGCCTTTGCGCTTCTGGTGCAGCTTCAGCCGCAGGTCGCCGCACGCAGCATCACCTATCTGACGCTGATTGCCGGTTTTGCCTCCACCATCTTCTGGCCGATCACCACGGCACTGCACGCCCATCTGTCGTGGCAGCAGGTCTATCTGGTGTTTGCCGCCCTGAACCTCTTGATCTGCCTGCCGTTTCACGCCTGGCTTGCCGCGACCGTGGTAAAGTCGCGCAATGCCCCTGCCCGCGAGGTTCAGCTTGTCGAAGGCGTCCTGCCTGGAGAGCATCGAAAGCTTGGATTTGTGCTGATGGTGGCGGGCTTCTCCCTGACCTCGCTGGTCAGCGCCGCCGTGCTGGTGCACATGGTGCCGCTGCTGTCCGGCCTCGGGCTTGGCGCAACCGCCGCCATGATCGCCACCCTGTTCGGCCCCTCACAGGTGGCGAGCCGGTTGATCAACATGGTGTTTGGCAAGGGCATCGATGCGGCGCATCTGGCCATCATCGCCGCCGCGCTGATGCCGGCAGGCGTGATGACGCTGGCCGTTTCAGCACCCTCCATCGCGGGCGCCATGGTCTTCGCCGTGGTCTTCGGCATGGGCAACGGCCTGTTGAGCATCGTGATCGGCGCCTTGCCGCTCCACCTCTTCGGCAGCCAGGGTTATGGCAGGCTGCAGGGAAAGATGATGGCGGCGCGTCTGATCGTCTCCGCACTCGCCCCCTTCGCGCTGGCACTTGCCATGTCCGCCATTGGCATTGGCGCTTCGCTTGCGGTCACGGCAACCCTTGGCGCATCGGCGATCGCCCTCTTCGTCGGCTTGGCAAGACTGGCGCGTTAG
- a CDS encoding DUF4405 domain-containing protein produces MNAVFRLRLLLDVVAIALIVACLAYWWLDNLAHEIFGTALFALVIGHNVFNRRWYGGVAKRRLDAVRIVNLATIACLALGMTIMLVTSLLISRDLLPFMALDGAFAVRELHMFAAYWVLLVVAIHLGTRWQVVMTACAALLRLDGKSRWRTAGLRVVTAAVAAHGVRSTVEIGFGSKLMLTYALDMWDFNASTLQFFVNYASIVGLFAAVTHYVLLLVRRGRSGV; encoded by the coding sequence ATGAATGCCGTCTTTCGTCTGCGCCTGCTGCTCGATGTCGTTGCCATCGCGCTGATTGTCGCCTGTCTGGCCTACTGGTGGCTCGATAATCTTGCGCATGAGATCTTCGGCACGGCCCTGTTCGCGCTGGTCATCGGGCACAATGTCTTCAATCGGCGCTGGTATGGCGGCGTGGCGAAGCGCAGGCTTGATGCCGTGCGCATCGTCAATCTGGCGACCATCGCCTGTCTCGCCCTGGGCATGACGATCATGCTGGTGACGAGCCTGCTGATCTCGCGCGACCTCCTGCCGTTCATGGCGCTCGACGGCGCCTTTGCTGTGCGGGAGCTGCACATGTTTGCGGCCTATTGGGTGCTGCTTGTCGTTGCCATCCATCTCGGCACCCGCTGGCAGGTGGTGATGACTGCCTGCGCCGCGCTGTTGCGTCTCGACGGCAAAAGCCGCTGGCGCACGGCGGGTCTGCGGGTGGTGACAGCGGCCGTTGCAGCGCATGGTGTCAGAAGCACGGTCGAGATTGGTTTCGGCTCGAAGCTGATGCTGACCTACGCGCTGGATATGTGGGATTTCAACGCCTCAACGCTGCAGTTCTTCGTCAACTACGCGTCGATCGTCGGGCTGTTTGCCGCCGTGACCCATTACGTCCTGCTGCTTGTCAGACGCGGCAGATCAGGTGTCTAA
- a CDS encoding LysR family transcriptional regulator: MPQENFNDLIAFVTVAREESFTRAAVKLGVSQSALSQTVRGLEERLGLRLLTRTTRRVSPTAAGERLLQTAGPRFDEIQAELSALSDMRDKPAGTIRITTGEHAAISVLAPALEKFIPQYPDINVEITVDYGLTDIVAERYDAGVRLGEQLAKDMIAVRIGPEMRMAVVGSPSYFQQNLWPEVPEDLTSHNCIQIRMPTYGNILAWEFEKDGHELKVRVEGQLVFNNIAMRLDAVKRGFGLAYMPEDLVEEHIAKGELIRVLEDWCAPFAGYHLYYPNRRHASPAFALVVDALRYRG; this comes from the coding sequence ATGCCGCAGGAAAATTTCAACGATCTGATCGCCTTCGTCACCGTGGCGCGCGAGGAGAGTTTTACCCGCGCAGCCGTCAAGCTCGGTGTCTCGCAATCGGCGCTCAGCCAGACGGTGCGCGGTCTTGAGGAGCGGCTGGGACTTCGCCTGCTCACCCGAACCACGCGCCGCGTTTCACCGACGGCGGCGGGCGAGCGGCTGTTGCAGACGGCAGGACCGCGCTTCGATGAGATACAGGCGGAGCTGTCTGCGCTGAGTGACATGCGCGACAAACCCGCCGGCACCATTCGCATCACGACCGGCGAACATGCGGCAATCTCGGTGCTTGCGCCCGCGCTTGAAAAATTCATTCCGCAATATCCCGATATCAACGTCGAGATCACCGTCGATTACGGCCTGACGGACATTGTTGCGGAGCGCTATGACGCGGGCGTGCGGCTTGGCGAACAACTGGCCAAGGACATGATCGCGGTCAGGATCGGCCCGGAAATGCGCATGGCTGTGGTCGGTTCGCCCTCCTATTTCCAGCAGAACCTCTGGCCGGAGGTTCCCGAAGATCTGACCAGCCACAATTGCATCCAGATCCGCATGCCGACCTATGGCAACATTCTTGCCTGGGAGTTCGAGAAGGACGGCCACGAACTGAAGGTCCGTGTCGAGGGGCAGCTCGTATTCAACAACATCGCCATGCGGCTCGATGCCGTCAAACGCGGTTTCGGCCTGGCCTATATGCCGGAAGATCTGGTGGAGGAGCACATTGCGAAGGGCGAGCTGATCCGGGTGCTGGAAGACTGGTGTGCGCCGTTTGCGGGCTACCACCTCTATTATCCGAACCGGCGCCATGCCTCGCCAGCCTTTGCGCTGGTGGTCGATGCGCTGCGTTACCGCGGATAG
- a CDS encoding calcium:proton antiporter, producing MPHMPAISLFRGVVPKLVIAWAVVTAFQFEFHSWLSADMSPMVAISCFAVLFATILMAAFGVVREADALAHRLGEPYGTLILTLSIVSIEVILIAAVMLGPGEAPTIARDSIFAVMMIIMNLITGICLLAGALKYGEQEYNAPGTITFISMILILVGVALLLPNTLSTGNGTFTPVQAVVLSLLTVVGYGGFLALQMGRYRSDFMQPEAGRMWILLSEAASRNKADDTTAETRGSSNLMHAVRLVALMLPIVLLAHDLAIIIDYGVVQAGAPVAVGGVLIAIIVFTPESITAIKAALNNETQRAINLCLGAFVSTVGLTVPAVLTVGLMTGKTVVFGISAVETMLLALTIGLTTLTYLGHRTSATQGMLHILLFFVFGLMLFTA from the coding sequence ATGCCCCACATGCCCGCAATTTCTCTTTTCCGTGGTGTTGTTCCCAAGCTTGTCATCGCCTGGGCCGTCGTTACCGCGTTTCAGTTCGAGTTTCATTCCTGGCTTTCCGCCGACATGTCGCCGATGGTGGCGATCAGCTGTTTTGCCGTGCTGTTTGCGACAATCCTGATGGCGGCGTTCGGTGTCGTGCGTGAGGCCGATGCGCTGGCGCACCGGCTTGGCGAACCCTATGGCACCCTGATCCTGACGCTTTCCATCGTGTCGATCGAGGTGATCCTGATTGCCGCCGTGATGCTAGGACCGGGCGAAGCGCCGACGATTGCGCGGGACTCGATCTTTGCCGTGATGATGATCATCATGAACCTCATCACCGGCATCTGCCTGCTGGCCGGTGCGCTGAAATACGGCGAGCAGGAATACAACGCCCCCGGCACCATCACCTTCATCAGCATGATCCTGATCCTTGTCGGCGTCGCACTGCTGCTACCCAACACACTGAGCACGGGCAACGGCACGTTCACGCCGGTCCAGGCGGTCGTTCTCTCGCTTCTGACCGTGGTCGGTTATGGCGGTTTTCTGGCACTGCAGATGGGCAGATACCGCAGCGATTTCATGCAGCCCGAAGCCGGGCGCATGTGGATTCTGCTGTCGGAAGCAGCAAGCCGCAACAAGGCCGACGACACGACGGCGGAGACCCGCGGCAGCAGCAACCTCATGCATGCGGTCAGGCTGGTGGCGCTGATGTTGCCCATCGTGCTTCTGGCGCATGACCTCGCCATCATCATCGACTACGGCGTGGTGCAGGCTGGCGCACCGGTTGCCGTGGGTGGCGTGCTGATTGCCATCATCGTCTTCACGCCGGAGTCCATCACCGCCATCAAGGCCGCACTCAACAACGAAACGCAGCGCGCGATCAACCTTTGCCTCGGCGCCTTCGTCTCGACCGTGGGACTCACGGTTCCAGCCGTACTGACGGTGGGCCTGATGACCGGCAAGACCGTGGTTTTCGGCATTTCAGCGGTCGAAACCATGCTTCTGGCACTGACCATCGGGCTGACGACGCTGACCTATCTCGGCCACCGCACCTCCGCCACGCAGGGCATGCTGCATATTCTTCTCTTCTTCGTGTTCGGCCTGATGCTGTTTACCGCCTGA
- a CDS encoding adenylate/guanylate cyclase domain-containing protein, with protein MPLEIKTPALDPALRATAFAERRGFELAVYGRTVAAVLMAGTAFWGYHYPNNLWVAGLFLLLAAIGLLPLAAEETRYEVPSRYAFFAMDALLISAVLSFVPLSSGEMVPQNLVFLTSRDHFYYIVIVASVLTLSPRLVVWTGVWCMAGLSASIGWIVFSLGDFLTYENLPLAPKREVFYSVVLSPHFLGMASRLQEVLIIGAVTGIAALAVHRARHMVQARAVAETGRRRMQRIFGKYVPPHVVRELASNEGYLRPQMREATLLFADVEGFTALSEQLFPEVLIAVLNELFSATAGVIARNGGLVVSYMGDAFIASFNAPLPVDDHAERAIASAREILRLTDQKKFGGHSLKLRIGIATGPVAAGTVGSDDRLSYTLYGDTVNLAQRLEALNKDHDTRCLLSGETAKAAGHAVGLTYLGAANVRNRQKPVDLYVLND; from the coding sequence ATGCCGTTGGAGATAAAAACGCCTGCGCTCGATCCCGCCCTCCGCGCCACGGCATTTGCCGAACGTCGCGGTTTTGAGCTTGCGGTCTACGGCCGCACCGTTGCGGCGGTGCTGATGGCCGGAACGGCGTTCTGGGGGTATCACTATCCCAACAATCTCTGGGTCGCCGGGCTGTTTCTGCTGCTGGCGGCGATCGGTCTGCTGCCGCTGGCGGCCGAAGAGACGCGTTACGAAGTCCCCTCACGCTATGCCTTCTTTGCCATGGATGCGCTGCTGATTTCGGCCGTCCTGTCCTTCGTGCCATTGAGCAGCGGCGAGATGGTGCCGCAGAACCTCGTCTTTCTGACCAGCCGCGATCATTTTTATTACATCGTCATCGTCGCCTCGGTGCTGACGCTCTCCCCACGCCTCGTCGTATGGACCGGTGTGTGGTGCATGGCGGGGCTCTCGGCATCGATCGGCTGGATCGTTTTCAGCCTGGGCGACTTCCTGACTTACGAAAACCTGCCGCTCGCGCCGAAACGGGAGGTGTTTTATTCGGTGGTGCTGAGCCCGCATTTTCTCGGCATGGCCTCCAGACTGCAGGAGGTGCTGATTATCGGCGCGGTCACGGGCATTGCCGCCCTCGCCGTGCATCGCGCCCGGCACATGGTGCAGGCCAGAGCCGTGGCCGAAACCGGACGGCGGCGCATGCAGCGGATCTTCGGCAAATACGTGCCGCCGCATGTGGTACGCGAACTTGCCAGCAATGAAGGCTATCTCCGCCCGCAGATGCGCGAGGCAACGCTGCTGTTTGCCGATGTCGAAGGTTTTACCGCGCTATCGGAACAGCTTTTCCCCGAAGTGCTGATTGCGGTGCTGAACGAACTCTTTTCCGCCACCGCAGGCGTCATTGCCCGCAATGGCGGTCTTGTCGTCAGCTACATGGGCGATGCCTTCATCGCCTCCTTCAACGCGCCGCTGCCGGTCGACGACCATGCCGAACGCGCCATCGCCTCGGCCCGCGAAATCCTGCGGCTGACAGACCAGAAAAAATTTGGCGGCCACAGCCTGAAACTGCGCATCGGCATTGCCACCGGCCCGGTTGCCGCCGGGACGGTCGGCAGCGATGACCGGCTGTCCTACACGCTTTACGGCGATACCGTGAACCTGGCGCAGCGGCTGGAAGCGCTGAACAAGGATCATGACACGCGCTGCCTGCTGAGCGGCGAAACGGCAAAGGCGGCGGGCCATGCCGTCGGGCTGACCTATCTCGGCGCGGCGAATGTGCGCAACCGGCAAAAGCCCGTCGATCTCTATGTGCTGAACGACTGA
- a CDS encoding alpha/beta hydrolase codes for MSNDIINGARRRFLGATAFFVSGAIFGVSTMSTTEAVAADYKQNPFTLVYDGAITKNEPGKVNIHPVTYRLAGLDIVANVYTPANYDPAQKYPAIVLAHPNGGVKEQTTGLYAQRLAERGFITITADAAYQGGSGGAPRSVDKPQHRIEDIHGMADFISRFPGVDTARLGLLGICGGGGYSLAAAKTDKRFRAVATLSMFNSGRVRRNGFQDSQLETIQTRLQQASAARAQEAAGGEVLYAGDANLTDAQIEALPFDLYRQGYHYYWRTHAHPGSTFRYTMSSLMDLMRWDATDEIELIDVPLLMIAGSEADTLYMTEDAFPRATGTKDKELFRIAGARHIETYWVPEYVDAALDKLTPFFGRTLV; via the coding sequence ATGAGCAATGACATCATCAACGGCGCGAGACGCAGGTTTCTCGGCGCCACGGCGTTTTTCGTTTCCGGCGCAATTTTCGGAGTATCAACCATGAGCACGACCGAGGCTGTCGCAGCCGATTACAAACAGAACCCGTTCACGCTGGTCTATGACGGTGCGATCACCAAAAACGAACCGGGCAAGGTGAATATCCACCCGGTGACATACAGGCTTGCTGGTCTCGACATCGTTGCCAATGTCTATACCCCTGCCAATTACGACCCCGCGCAAAAATACCCCGCCATCGTGCTGGCTCACCCGAATGGCGGCGTGAAGGAACAGACCACCGGGCTTTACGCCCAGCGTCTGGCGGAGCGCGGTTTCATCACCATCACGGCCGACGCAGCCTATCAGGGCGGAAGCGGCGGGGCGCCGCGCAGCGTCGACAAACCGCAGCATCGCATCGAGGACATTCACGGCATGGCCGATTTCATCAGCCGTTTTCCCGGTGTCGATACGGCGCGGCTGGGGCTGCTCGGCATCTGCGGCGGCGGCGGATATTCGCTGGCGGCGGCCAAGACCGACAAGCGTTTCAGGGCGGTTGCCACGCTCAGCATGTTCAATTCCGGCCGCGTTCGCCGCAACGGTTTTCAGGACTCGCAGCTCGAAACGATACAGACGCGGCTGCAGCAGGCGTCCGCCGCCCGCGCTCAGGAAGCGGCCGGTGGAGAGGTGCTTTATGCCGGTGATGCCAACCTGACCGATGCGCAGATCGAAGCCTTGCCCTTCGATCTCTATCGTCAGGGTTATCACTATTACTGGCGCACCCATGCGCATCCGGGCTCGACCTTCCGTTACACCATGAGCAGCCTGATGGATCTGATGCGCTGGGATGCGACCGACGAAATCGAGCTGATCGACGTCCCCTTGCTGATGATCGCCGGCAGCGAAGCCGATACGCTTTACATGACGGAAGACGCGTTCCCCCGGGCCACCGGCACGAAGGACAAGGAACTCTTCAGGATTGCCGGCGCCAGACACATCGAAACCTACTGGGTGCCGGAATATGTCGATGCGGCGCTCGACAAGCTGACCCCGTTCTTCGGCCGAACGCTCGTCTGA
- a CDS encoding F0F1 ATP synthase subunit A → MAGPIEQFEVKKIIEINIGGVDLSFTNASATMFLTVAIATGFLLLATAQKRLVPGRWQSSAEMLYLFVNKTLRDNVGKHGMHFFPFVFTLFMFILTANLLGMFPYAFTVTAQIVVTFGLAALVFLTVTLYGLYRHGLGFLRLFKPDGVPAVLAPIIIPIELISYLSRPVSHSVRLFAVMLAGHITLKVFAGFVASLGAMGTLGVAGAIMPLFMTVAITALEFLMAAIQAYVFTMLTCMYLNDALHPGH, encoded by the coding sequence ATGGCCGGACCCATTGAACAATTCGAAGTGAAAAAGATCATCGAGATCAACATCGGCGGTGTGGATCTGAGCTTCACCAACGCCTCCGCCACCATGTTTTTGACCGTCGCCATCGCCACCGGTTTCCTGCTTCTGGCGACAGCGCAGAAACGGCTTGTCCCCGGCCGGTGGCAATCCAGCGCCGAAATGCTCTACCTGTTCGTCAACAAGACGCTGCGCGACAATGTCGGCAAACACGGAATGCACTTCTTTCCGTTCGTTTTCACGCTGTTCATGTTCATCCTGACGGCCAATCTGCTTGGCATGTTTCCCTACGCTTTCACGGTCACGGCCCAGATCGTCGTGACCTTCGGGCTCGCCGCACTCGTGTTCCTGACGGTAACGCTCTACGGCCTCTACAGGCACGGCCTCGGTTTCCTGCGGCTGTTCAAGCCGGATGGCGTTCCCGCCGTTCTGGCGCCGATCATTATTCCCATTGAGCTGATTTCCTACCTCTCGCGCCCGGTCAGCCATTCGGTGCGTCTCTTCGCCGTCATGCTGGCAGGCCACATCACGCTCAAGGTGTTTGCCGGTTTCGTCGCATCGCTCGGTGCCATGGGAACGCTGGGTGTCGCAGGCGCCATCATGCCGCTGTTCATGACGGTTGCGATCACCGCACTGGAATTCCTGATGGCTGCCATTCAGGCTTACGTCTTCACCATGCTGACCTGCATGTATCTGAACGACGCACTGCATCCCGGCCACTGA
- a CDS encoding cupin domain-containing protein → MNTTSLVTVAAALSATAAFAEPDRAVKVTRSSVATATAGSAENFTGSVTVQSRFQTPSPARVGGGLVTFEPAARTAWHTHPLGQTLIVTEGVGRVQHWDGEIEEIVPGDVVWIPPGVKHWHGASPESGMAHIAVAEALDGKTVEWMKHVTDAQYGLKNGGADE, encoded by the coding sequence ATGAACACGACATCGCTGGTTACTGTCGCTGCAGCCCTGAGCGCCACCGCAGCTTTTGCTGAACCCGACCGCGCCGTGAAGGTTACGCGTTCGAGTGTTGCGACTGCGACCGCAGGCTCTGCGGAAAACTTCACTGGCTCCGTGACAGTGCAGTCGCGGTTTCAGACGCCATCGCCCGCCCGGGTTGGTGGTGGCCTCGTTACCTTCGAGCCGGCTGCCCGAACCGCATGGCACACCCATCCGCTCGGTCAGACCCTGATCGTGACGGAGGGCGTGGGGCGCGTGCAGCACTGGGATGGCGAGATTGAGGAGATCGTTCCCGGAGACGTGGTGTGGATACCGCCCGGCGTCAAACATTGGCACGGGGCGTCGCCCGAAAGCGGCATGGCGCATATCGCCGTTGCGGAAGCCCTTGATGGCAAGACGGTGGAGTGGATGAAACACGTGACCGACGCACAATATGGCCTGAAAAACGGGGGCGCCGATGAATAA